The following coding sequences lie in one Armatimonadota bacterium genomic window:
- a CDS encoding prolyl oligopeptidase family serine peptidase, whose amino-acid sequence MGRFLSLFIAGSLAGIGLAQNQANWKLADKFNTAALRPYIYSSRVVPNFLKDSDAFWYVWREASGKRFMYVDPAKRVKEPLFDPIKMAAQLSELHEKPYDAIALPFDTVTMTEPSKFYINVENKWYLYDRAKEHLEKSEKGPDTPKPEPRDYKNKAKDGKIYVYAQDDNLYVNEGDKDDTAFQITFDGEENYSFGRGGRGGGGRNRGNQQQDDTQNADNNGKTRPGATWSEDSKRFFISRFDSRKVKDLYLVNNLADPRPTLMTYKYAMPGEEYVPQQELWVFTRSTHQFKKLKTDRYKDQLLLDVHFPGNSDHVRFVRRDRLQRHLEVCDYDLNTDQIKVLLTEAVENAYLEIRPIKYVKDGGDFLWFSERTGWGHYYRYSYDGKLLNAVTSGPWRADGLTDVDADKGYAWVTGVGREPGEDLYYNHTYRVKLDGSDFRMLTPGNADHAVTLSTSKKFEIDAASRVDMAYTNAVWDDAGHKVLDLEKQDLSRLEAMGWKMPETFTVKSDDGVVDIYGNMWKPFDFDPKKKYPIILYVYPGPQTEAVNDTFNPVTSQMTLAQLGFIVIQIGNRGGSPQRSNAYHSYGYYNLRDYGLADKKAGVEQLASKYPWIDIDRVGIYGHSGGGFMTAAAMLLPPYNEFFKVGVSSSGNHDNNIYNSNWSEQHHGLKVVTSIFDDGSGSKKPSPEEAWVSDVTTDPLDSMLFEQNQKQGDQKKDDTKKDDQKKGDTKKTGDDQKNIKFEIKVPTTVELAANLQGSLLLVTGDVDNNVHPANTIRLVNALIKANKRFDFMIMPGQAHGYGPMQSYFQDRLMEYFAQHLLGDDYAKSAEMKDKGKGGR is encoded by the coding sequence GTGGGACGTTTTCTTTCCTTATTCATCGCCGGTTCTCTCGCCGGCATCGGCTTGGCGCAAAACCAGGCGAACTGGAAGCTGGCGGACAAGTTCAACACCGCCGCGCTCCGGCCCTACATCTACAGCTCGCGAGTCGTTCCCAACTTCCTCAAAGACTCCGACGCCTTTTGGTACGTTTGGCGTGAGGCCAGCGGCAAGCGGTTCATGTACGTTGACCCAGCAAAGCGCGTCAAAGAACCGCTTTTCGACCCGATCAAGATGGCCGCTCAGCTATCCGAATTGCACGAGAAGCCGTACGATGCCATCGCCCTGCCGTTCGACACCGTCACCATGACCGAGCCCAGCAAGTTCTACATCAATGTGGAGAACAAGTGGTACCTGTACGACCGCGCCAAGGAGCACCTGGAGAAGTCGGAAAAGGGTCCCGACACGCCCAAGCCCGAGCCCCGAGACTATAAGAACAAAGCCAAAGACGGCAAGATTTATGTCTATGCTCAGGACGATAACCTATACGTAAACGAAGGCGACAAGGACGACACCGCGTTCCAAATTACGTTCGACGGCGAAGAGAACTACAGCTTCGGCCGTGGCGGTCGAGGCGGCGGCGGACGCAACCGTGGCAACCAACAGCAGGACGACACGCAGAACGCCGACAACAACGGTAAAACTCGCCCGGGCGCAACGTGGTCCGAGGATTCCAAGCGGTTCTTCATCTCGCGGTTCGACTCGCGCAAGGTGAAGGACCTATACCTCGTCAACAACCTGGCCGACCCGCGCCCGACGCTGATGACGTACAAGTACGCCATGCCGGGCGAGGAGTACGTTCCGCAGCAGGAGCTGTGGGTCTTCACTCGCTCCACACACCAGTTCAAAAAGCTGAAAACCGACCGCTACAAGGACCAGCTTCTGCTGGACGTCCACTTCCCGGGCAACTCGGACCACGTTCGGTTTGTGCGGCGCGATCGCCTTCAGCGCCACCTCGAGGTGTGCGACTACGACCTCAATACAGACCAGATCAAGGTCCTGCTGACGGAGGCGGTGGAGAACGCCTATCTCGAGATTCGCCCGATCAAGTACGTGAAGGACGGCGGCGACTTTTTGTGGTTCTCCGAGCGCACCGGTTGGGGCCATTACTACCGCTACTCGTACGACGGCAAGCTCCTGAACGCCGTTACCAGCGGTCCGTGGCGCGCCGACGGGCTGACGGACGTGGATGCGGATAAGGGCTATGCATGGGTGACCGGCGTGGGCCGTGAGCCTGGCGAGGACCTTTACTACAACCACACGTACCGGGTGAAGCTGGATGGCAGCGATTTTCGCATGCTGACGCCCGGCAACGCCGACCACGCGGTCACGCTCAGCACCAGCAAGAAGTTCGAAATTGACGCCGCCTCGCGGGTGGATATGGCCTACACCAACGCGGTGTGGGACGACGCAGGCCACAAGGTTTTGGACCTCGAAAAGCAGGACCTCTCGCGCCTGGAGGCGATGGGCTGGAAGATGCCAGAGACGTTCACCGTGAAGTCGGACGATGGCGTGGTGGACATCTACGGCAACATGTGGAAGCCGTTCGACTTCGACCCCAAGAAGAAGTATCCGATCATCCTTTACGTGTATCCCGGCCCGCAGACCGAGGCAGTCAATGACACGTTTAACCCGGTCACCTCGCAGATGACGCTGGCTCAGCTTGGGTTCATCGTTATCCAGATCGGCAACCGCGGCGGCAGCCCGCAACGTTCGAACGCGTACCACAGCTACGGCTACTACAACCTGCGCGACTACGGCCTGGCCGATAAGAAGGCGGGCGTGGAGCAACTGGCGTCGAAGTACCCGTGGATCGACATCGATCGCGTGGGAATTTATGGCCACTCCGGCGGTGGATTCATGACCGCGGCGGCCATGCTCCTGCCCCCGTACAACGAGTTCTTCAAGGTCGGCGTCTCGAGTTCAGGCAACCACGACAACAACATCTACAACAGTAATTGGAGCGAGCAGCACCACGGGCTCAAGGTCGTGACGTCGATCTTCGATGATGGCTCAGGGTCCAAGAAGCCCTCGCCCGAAGAGGCGTGGGTGTCCGACGTGACCACCGATCCGCTGGATTCGATGCTGTTCGAGCAGAACCAGAAGCAGGGCGACCAAAAGAAGGACGACACCAAGAAAGACGACCAGAAGAAGGGCGATACCAAGAAAACGGGCGACGATCAGAAGAATATCAAGTTCGAGATCAAGGTCCCGACCACGGTCGAGCTAGCCGCGAACCTGCAGGGGAGCCTGCTGTTGGTGACGGGCGACGTGGACAACAACGTGCATCCGGCAAACACGATTCGGCTGGTGAACGCGCTGATCAAGGCGAACAAGCGGTTCGACTTCATGATCATGCCGGGCCAGGCGCACGGCTATGGGCCGATGCAGTCGTACTTCCAGGATCGGCTGATGGAGTACTTCGCCCAGCACCTGCTGGGGGATGACTATGCGAAATCGGCAGAGATGAAGGACAAGGGGAAAGGAGGCCGGTAG
- a CDS encoding glutamate racemase, whose amino-acid sequence MISKSPDAPIGVFDSGLGGLTVLKSCLQAMPTERFVYLGDTARTPYGSKAHETICRYGVDCADFLASHDVKFLVVACNTVSAHAMPDLEARFDCPIVGTVDPAVRAALRSTRNRRVGVIGTEATINRGAYQEALKLADPAVEVVSQACPLFVPLVEQGMVSGEIVEKVVELYLAGLKESGVDSVILGCTHYPLLSEAIRAYLGEDVSLVACSDAVAASVVEILAEKDLGARESRAGVEYFVTDAADRFDSLGRALLGLDDVHSRHIDL is encoded by the coding sequence ATGATCTCCAAGTCTCCCGATGCCCCGATTGGCGTTTTCGACAGTGGTCTCGGCGGGCTGACGGTCCTGAAAAGCTGTCTGCAGGCGATGCCGACCGAGCGGTTTGTATACCTGGGCGACACGGCGCGAACCCCCTACGGATCGAAGGCGCATGAGACGATTTGCCGGTACGGCGTGGACTGCGCCGACTTCCTGGCGAGCCACGACGTGAAGTTCCTGGTGGTTGCGTGCAACACGGTTTCCGCCCATGCCATGCCCGACCTGGAGGCCCGATTCGACTGCCCGATCGTGGGAACGGTGGACCCGGCCGTGCGCGCGGCTTTGCGATCGACCCGCAACCGGCGCGTGGGCGTGATCGGCACTGAGGCGACCATCAACCGCGGCGCATACCAGGAGGCGCTGAAGCTGGCCGACCCAGCGGTCGAAGTGGTGAGCCAGGCGTGCCCGCTGTTTGTGCCGCTGGTGGAGCAGGGAATGGTGTCGGGCGAGATCGTGGAGAAGGTCGTGGAGCTATACCTGGCCGGGCTGAAGGAGTCGGGTGTGGACTCGGTCATCTTGGGATGCACGCACTACCCGTTGCTGAGCGAGGCGATTCGCGCGTACCTGGGCGAGGATGTGTCGTTGGTGGCGTGCTCGGACGCGGTGGCAGCGTCCGTGGTCGAAATCCTGGCGGAAAAGGACTTGGGTGCAAGGGAAAGTCGGGCGGGGGTCGAGTACTTCGTCACCGATGCGGCCGACCGATTCGACTCGCTGGGACGGGCTCTGCTGGGCCTGGACGACGTGCACTCTCGGCACATCGACCTGTAG
- a CDS encoding ABC transporter permease subunit, which produces MKRLLTAIILWALALFLAAPFVWMVLISLHGPKEAIPDLKDTVPTQWHFENYSWVLFNPSLPVARFFWNSVFVTSAVVFFQILFTSMAAYAFARLRFRGSGPLFALFLGSMMFAGSVMQIPVYLLIKNLGWLDSYWALIVPGVSSSFSVFLLRQFMISIPRELDEAAKLDGASDLQIYARVILPLSKAALATASVFTFFGVWTDFFGPLIYTNSTEMRTLEVGLSVFKNSYGATAWPLQMTAAVIVMLPLIVVFLLSQRFFVKGILLGSNK; this is translated from the coding sequence ATGAAACGCCTCCTCACCGCCATCATCCTTTGGGCGCTCGCGCTGTTCCTCGCCGCGCCGTTCGTCTGGATGGTGCTCATCTCGCTCCACGGCCCCAAGGAGGCGATCCCCGACCTCAAGGACACCGTCCCGACCCAGTGGCATTTCGAGAACTACTCGTGGGTGCTGTTCAACCCCTCGCTCCCGGTCGCGCGGTTCTTTTGGAACTCGGTTTTCGTCACCAGCGCGGTGGTCTTCTTCCAAATTCTCTTCACGTCGATGGCCGCCTACGCCTTCGCGCGCCTGCGCTTTCGTGGCTCGGGCCCGCTCTTCGCGCTCTTCCTCGGCTCCATGATGTTCGCCGGGAGCGTCATGCAGATCCCGGTCTACCTGCTCATCAAAAATCTCGGCTGGCTAGATAGCTATTGGGCGCTGATTGTGCCCGGCGTCAGCTCGTCGTTCAGCGTGTTTCTGCTTCGCCAGTTCATGATCTCCATCCCGAGAGAGCTGGACGAGGCGGCCAAGCTCGACGGCGCGTCCGACTTGCAAATCTACGCCCGCGTGATCCTGCCTCTCAGCAAAGCCGCGCTCGCCACCGCCAGCGTCTTCACCTTTTTCGGAGTCTGGACCGACTTCTTCGGACCCCTCATCTACACCAACTCGACCGAGATGCGCACCCTCGAGGTCGGCCTCAGCGTGTTCAAAAACTCGTACGGTGCCACCGCGTGGCCGCTCCAGATGACCGCCGCCGTCATCGTCATGCTCCCGCTCATCGTGGTCTTCCTGCTGTCCCAGCGCTTCTTCGTCAAGGGAATCCTGCTCGGCTCCAACAAGTAG
- the serS gene encoding serine--tRNA ligase — translation MLDRELIRKQPDLVRTGIQRKRLDSSIVDEFLSVDAEFRRIATETGNAQAEMNQVSKSIGMLMGQGKKDEAEAAKAKAGELKKRVGELEDQQREIEAKLHDVELQFPNLPHDSAPDGDDETQNPVIRDWGQKPSFEFEPKPHWDLADQHNMLDLARGAKITGSGWVVYRGVGAKLQRALFNFMVDHQTGANGYEEIYPPFVVNRESLIGTGNLPKFEDDLYKTQDDFFLIPTAEVPVTNLYRDEILDASQLPIKHAAFSGCFRREAGAAGKDTRGLLRIHQFDKVEMVKFVEPSTSYDELESLVKDAESILQALGLHYRVIELCTGDMGAKATKIYDLEVWAPGVQKYLEVSSCGNFGDYQARRANIRFRPEAGAKPEFVHILNGSGVAVPRLFAALMETYQQADGSVKIPPALAPYFGRDSI, via the coding sequence ATGCTCGACCGAGAACTCATTCGAAAACAGCCGGATTTAGTCCGGACCGGAATCCAACGCAAGCGTCTGGATTCGTCGATCGTCGATGAGTTCCTGTCGGTGGACGCCGAATTCCGGCGGATCGCCACCGAGACCGGCAACGCGCAGGCCGAGATGAACCAGGTTTCCAAAAGCATCGGCATGTTGATGGGCCAGGGCAAAAAGGACGAGGCAGAGGCCGCGAAAGCAAAGGCCGGCGAGCTGAAGAAGCGCGTGGGCGAGTTGGAAGACCAACAGCGCGAGATCGAGGCCAAGCTTCACGACGTCGAATTGCAGTTCCCCAACCTGCCGCACGACTCCGCGCCGGATGGCGACGACGAAACCCAAAATCCGGTCATCCGCGACTGGGGCCAAAAGCCGAGCTTCGAGTTTGAGCCGAAACCGCACTGGGACCTGGCCGACCAGCATAACATGTTAGACCTGGCGCGTGGCGCCAAGATCACCGGCAGCGGCTGGGTGGTTTACCGCGGCGTCGGGGCCAAGCTCCAGCGAGCGCTGTTCAATTTCATGGTCGACCACCAGACCGGCGCGAACGGCTACGAAGAAATCTATCCGCCGTTCGTGGTCAACCGCGAGTCGCTGATCGGCACCGGTAACCTTCCAAAGTTTGAAGACGATCTGTATAAGACTCAGGACGATTTCTTCCTTATTCCGACCGCCGAAGTGCCGGTAACCAACCTGTACCGCGACGAGATTTTGGATGCCAGCCAGTTGCCAATCAAGCACGCCGCTTTCTCGGGATGCTTCCGCCGCGAGGCAGGCGCGGCGGGCAAGGACACGCGCGGCCTGCTCCGCATCCACCAGTTCGATAAGGTGGAAATGGTGAAGTTTGTGGAGCCCTCGACCAGCTACGACGAGCTCGAATCGCTGGTGAAGGACGCCGAATCGATCCTCCAGGCGCTGGGCCTGCACTACCGGGTCATCGAACTGTGTACCGGCGACATGGGCGCAAAGGCGACTAAGATTTATGACCTCGAAGTGTGGGCGCCAGGCGTGCAGAAGTACCTCGAAGTGTCCTCGTGCGGCAACTTTGGCGACTATCAGGCGCGGCGAGCGAACATCCGCTTCCGCCCAGAGGCGGGAGCCAAGCCGGAGTTCGTGCATATCCTCAACGGCTCGGGTGTGGCGGTGCCGCGACTGTTTGCGGCGCTGATGGAAACGTACCAGCAGGCGGATGGATCGGTGAAAATTCCGCCCGCTCTGGCCCCGTATTTCGGCCGAGATTCGATTTAG
- the pdxS gene encoding pyridoxal 5'-phosphate synthase lyase subunit PdxS codes for MSIEKQIAAKKTWREKVGLAEMLKGGVIMDVVNAEQAKIAEDAGAVAVMALERVPADIRKDGGVARMSDPELIIGIKEAVTIPVMAKCRIGHFVEAEILEALEVDFVDESEVLTPADHHNHVDKHAFTVPFVCGARNLGEALRRIAEGAAMIRTKGEAGTGDVIEAVRHMRTIQSEMKIVQNAREDELYVLAKDHQAPLELIREVKALGKLPVPNFSAGGIATPADAALMMKLGAETVFVGSGIFKSGNPAKRARAIVEAVLFYQDPKKLAEISRNLGEPMVGINCDSLEDKELLATRGW; via the coding sequence ATGAGCATCGAAAAGCAGATTGCGGCGAAGAAGACGTGGCGTGAGAAAGTAGGTTTGGCCGAAATGCTGAAGGGTGGCGTGATCATGGACGTGGTTAACGCCGAGCAGGCCAAGATCGCCGAGGACGCGGGCGCGGTGGCCGTCATGGCCCTAGAGCGCGTACCGGCCGACATTCGAAAGGACGGCGGCGTGGCGCGAATGAGCGACCCCGAGCTGATCATCGGCATCAAGGAGGCGGTGACGATCCCCGTCATGGCCAAATGCCGAATTGGGCACTTCGTCGAAGCCGAAATTTTGGAGGCGCTGGAGGTCGATTTCGTCGATGAATCCGAAGTTTTGACCCCGGCCGACCACCACAACCACGTGGACAAGCACGCGTTCACCGTGCCGTTTGTCTGTGGCGCGCGGAACCTGGGCGAAGCGCTTCGACGCATCGCCGAAGGTGCGGCCATGATCCGAACCAAGGGCGAGGCCGGCACCGGCGACGTCATCGAAGCGGTGCGACACATGCGGACCATCCAGTCGGAAATGAAGATCGTTCAGAACGCCCGTGAGGACGAGTTGTACGTGCTGGCCAAGGATCATCAGGCTCCGCTAGAGCTGATTCGCGAGGTCAAAGCTCTGGGCAAGCTCCCAGTGCCGAACTTCTCGGCAGGCGGAATTGCCACCCCGGCCGACGCCGCACTGATGATGAAGCTCGGAGCCGAAACGGTGTTCGTCGGCTCGGGCATCTTCAAGTCCGGCAACCCGGCCAAGCGCGCCCGCGCGATCGTCGAAGCGGTGCTGTTCTACCAGGACCCCAAGAAGCTGGCGGAGATTTCGCGAAACCTCGGTGAGCCGATGGTCGGCATCAACTGCGACAGCCTGGAAGACAAGGAACTACTGGCCACCCGCGGCTGGTAA
- the lpxD gene encoding UDP-3-O-(3-hydroxymyristoyl)glucosamine N-acyltransferase, with protein sequence MENQPQVWTLGELAKTLQAEIVGPADLVISAPATSSSANPNGLAFAESQEYLDEAAASGVGAVIVPMSVESFSKPILRHPAPRAAFGHLLHLFNRPYPFVSGVHPTAVVSPAATVDPTASIGAYAVIESGATISASVLVMPFAYVGENCTVGEGSRLLPHAVLLRDVTLGENCEIGPGAVLGHSGFGYYWDGTKHVAIPQVGGVTLGDAVDVGALTAIDRATADDTFIDSGNKFDNLVQIAHNVKMGPHGVVASQVGIAGSTRIGARLTAGGQSGFADQVTVTDNVALSGRAGVMNDIQEPGMYGGAPSMPIRQFHRVFSLMSDLPNLVKRLKALEKKIQELEGGE encoded by the coding sequence ATGGAGAACCAACCTCAAGTCTGGACACTGGGAGAACTGGCAAAAACCCTCCAAGCCGAAATAGTCGGCCCCGCAGACTTGGTGATTTCGGCCCCGGCTACGTCGTCCTCGGCCAACCCCAACGGGCTCGCTTTTGCCGAGTCGCAAGAGTACCTCGATGAAGCCGCGGCGAGCGGCGTTGGCGCTGTCATCGTGCCGATGTCGGTCGAATCCTTTTCGAAGCCGATCCTGCGGCATCCGGCCCCTCGGGCCGCGTTTGGGCATCTTCTTCATCTCTTCAATCGGCCCTATCCTTTCGTCAGCGGTGTGCATCCAACCGCAGTAGTTTCCCCGGCGGCGACGGTCGATCCGACCGCGTCCATTGGAGCCTATGCCGTTATCGAGTCGGGCGCGACGATATCAGCTAGTGTGCTGGTGATGCCGTTTGCCTATGTGGGCGAGAACTGCACCGTCGGCGAGGGCTCACGTCTGTTGCCCCACGCGGTCCTGCTGCGCGATGTGACGCTGGGCGAAAACTGCGAAATCGGTCCGGGCGCAGTGCTGGGACACTCGGGGTTTGGTTACTACTGGGACGGCACCAAGCACGTGGCGATTCCGCAGGTGGGCGGTGTGACTCTCGGCGATGCGGTCGATGTCGGCGCGCTGACGGCTATCGACCGAGCGACGGCCGACGATACGTTCATCGATAGCGGAAATAAGTTTGACAACTTGGTGCAGATCGCGCACAACGTGAAGATGGGGCCGCATGGCGTGGTTGCGAGCCAAGTGGGCATTGCGGGCAGCACACGCATCGGCGCTCGCCTGACCGCAGGCGGGCAAAGCGGCTTTGCCGACCAAGTGACCGTCACCGACAACGTCGCGCTGAGCGGGCGGGCGGGCGTCATGAACGACATCCAAGAGCCTGGCATGTACGGCGGTGCGCCGAGCATGCCGATTCGCCAATTCCACCGAGTTTTCTCGCTGATGAGCGACCTGCCGAACCTGGTGAAGCGCCTGAAGGCACTGGAGAAGAAGATTCAAGAGCTGGAAGGGGGCGAATGA
- the rpoN gene encoding RNA polymerase factor sigma-54, translated as MEIRRTLRFRMHLWIHCTSAFDSPGNLRASNSTSHKFTGLWQETNRREAFPVGGHLNIGYRNSQRLETGLRVDPKLLLASQILQLTQQELEQMIQTELNENPALERIAPEEEPMTDRMIEKSVAGRDLKPRGDDRELWRSLPTDDDTPSWIELAPSDVTLGDHVSGQLLPNLPSALRGVGEYVVGCLNDNGYLYEPIEEIALGANCSIEEAEFVVGQLKKCEPAGVGASGIQESLLLQLRHVDTLEGKIARRIVRDHLDLFTNGKHMKLAKKFSVTPDVIDQVFDLILGCTPFPGESFQSSSATSEARLPAVQPDLVLIRSEQGWEVAVKGPVSIEFSLNGYYKKRLEELQEDRRKDKDERRHVAHFVERASNFIECLEQRYKTMMKIGQYLIEHQPGFISTGDATFLLPLTRTQLAHDIGLHESTISRATQGKFVQLATGETVSFDVFFKPALRIQKMIEEILATENPDNPLSDERIAQILASKGVQVARRTVNKYRDRTKLLSSRKRRTA; from the coding sequence ATGGAGATCAGGAGGACGCTAAGGTTTCGCATGCACCTTTGGATTCATTGTACATCCGCTTTCGACTCCCCCGGGAATCTCAGAGCTAGCAACTCTACCAGTCACAAGTTCACCGGACTGTGGCAAGAGACTAACCGAAGGGAAGCATTTCCCGTGGGTGGGCATTTGAATATCGGTTACCGAAATAGTCAGAGACTCGAAACTGGACTCCGAGTCGATCCGAAGCTCCTGCTGGCCAGTCAGATTCTGCAACTGACCCAGCAAGAACTCGAGCAGATGATCCAGACGGAGTTGAACGAAAACCCAGCTTTGGAGCGTATCGCGCCGGAAGAGGAGCCGATGACCGATCGAATGATCGAGAAGAGCGTCGCCGGTCGCGACCTCAAGCCGCGTGGCGACGACCGCGAGCTTTGGCGAAGCCTTCCAACCGACGACGACACCCCATCGTGGATCGAGCTTGCCCCATCCGATGTGACGCTTGGCGACCATGTGAGCGGCCAGCTTCTGCCTAATCTGCCTTCGGCCTTGCGTGGAGTCGGCGAGTATGTGGTGGGATGCCTCAACGATAACGGCTACCTGTACGAGCCGATCGAGGAGATCGCTCTGGGAGCTAACTGCTCCATCGAAGAGGCCGAGTTCGTAGTCGGCCAACTGAAGAAGTGTGAGCCTGCCGGTGTCGGCGCGAGTGGCATTCAGGAATCGCTGCTACTTCAGCTTCGTCATGTCGATACTCTCGAAGGCAAGATTGCTCGTCGCATCGTCCGCGACCACCTCGACCTGTTCACGAACGGCAAGCACATGAAGCTCGCCAAGAAGTTCAGCGTCACGCCCGACGTCATCGACCAAGTTTTCGACCTTATTCTTGGCTGTACTCCGTTCCCGGGCGAGTCCTTCCAGTCGTCCTCGGCGACCTCCGAAGCCCGCCTACCCGCCGTTCAACCCGACCTCGTCCTCATCCGCTCCGAGCAGGGCTGGGAAGTGGCGGTCAAGGGTCCGGTCAGTATCGAGTTTTCGCTCAACGGCTACTACAAAAAACGCCTGGAGGAACTGCAGGAAGACCGCCGCAAGGACAAGGATGAGCGCCGCCACGTGGCCCACTTCGTCGAGCGCGCATCGAACTTCATCGAGTGCCTGGAACAGCGGTACAAAACGATGATGAAGATCGGCCAGTATCTGATCGAGCATCAGCCCGGCTTCATTTCCACCGGTGACGCCACGTTCCTGCTTCCGCTGACTCGGACCCAGCTTGCCCACGACATTGGCCTGCACGAAAGCACGATCAGCCGGGCGACGCAGGGCAAATTCGTGCAATTGGCGACCGGCGAGACCGTCTCATTCGACGTATTCTTCAAGCCCGCGCTTCGCATCCAAAAGATGATCGAGGAGATCTTAGCGACCGAGAACCCGGACAATCCGCTTTCCGACGAGCGCATCGCCCAGATTCTCGCTAGCAAGGGCGTGCAGGTGGCGCGGCGAACCGTCAACAAGTACCGAGACCGCACGAAACTGCTCAGCTCGCGCAAACGACGCACCGCCTAA